TTGGGGTCTACAAGACGAGATTGGTGCAATGACGAAAAAGAAACATGGCTGGACGGacacatttttttatagtcACAAAACAACGcttgtgcattttgaaatatgtattGTCCCCCCAAATCATTGATATAATATtattgccagcattattttgAGGCAAAGGGGGTATAACGCGAAAATGGCTCAACGAACCCAGGCTTTGTACgcaagatgcaactcgacaaaacctaacatccgcgATCACATTTAATTGGTGGTTATCGACTTACTTAATCAAGTCCggtttttggctttgtgctaagtgcgcgttcacatgaaaggcggcgtttgacgtcatattattctacaaGTACTTTAGTTGAAAggtgaagcgatcccagccagtgtattttactaAAATTAGTACATAATTACTATgcagcgttatgaggagttacCAAAATATCATGACTGCTGAAAGaaacactgtcgccgccaatagagcgaAGAAAGAccgctgacagaataatgctgatcatgtaatgcgcaagttaacactgatttattatactaactataccctactagtcttttcatttatcagcgctcaacattgcacaactatGACATTTTAACACGTATCCATTCTGAATAAATTCAAGCataaacttatttatttaaatcttttaagtatgtcttcttgttgtatcgcgttgtgaccactagatggcagtgttgacttgagtactcacgcaaggactgcgGCGTTTACGTCTGCTCGTGTTGGCCTAATTATTTCATACTGCATTTCATTCCTGGTGCCCGTGTGAGCgtatctagcgtattccctcgtcTGGAAATCTATCTCGCTTAAAGATGGATAATATCAGGGAATACTCTTTTTGTCCatcttttttctccatgtcccctagggaacctcgtaggttctcaataaatggtgaagccatctccgaattagttaaaACTGTGaactttcatagctgattttaagatgaaagcctgGGCATAACCTGGTCCTGACCTGGTTATGAGTTGAGCtaaagttaccatggtgatacaacTGCTTTAAAAGAGGCATTCCACTCAACAccacccactaaactcgctttgcaGAATAGCCCCAAattaaccactaatgttataatatatcatcgtacatagaaaaaaaatatataaggtgtcacaagatcaaaaagtgatgagatttcttgttcagataaaaactgtctcgtggtaataattaatcacacaatcaatgaaaatgaacttgatcattttgccggcctccatatattgccatgtgcgtgcatgtctgtattcctcgtctctcacctccaaacaggcaggaagaggactCACTCTGCACTGGTTCACCACCTACACACTTCATATAACAACggtgaacagagtgagacctcttgtcaatCATACAGTCACTTTGCCCCTGTGGGGGAAACGGGGccctagcatacacacagcaaaagagtggagcctcgtgagcagcaatgcaaggtaatgcaGTAaaagttaggagggaaaaagatacTTGCAAAGTCAAATGCCAAAGCCCCCATGTGGGAATATTAacaatgagcaaggtgagctcATCAACACAAGCGAGCCAGTGTGCCGAATTTATTGGAAAGTGGGAGCAacctaaaagaaaacaaaacgaaCTTGCACACCTCAAAcatccacccgacccagttttcccatctgggaaaaaaaacaacccaaacacATCGAGATGCAGGAGCCTTCGTCACGATAGTCAACATTTGACTGCCAACataggcgtttggtcggcaaagtaaatacaaacgaaCAGCGCAAAATTGTCATTGTAAAAGAAATGATGCTCttttacagttgaaaagccaacatttcaagaaatgctgcaaacattagacagtacgaattgcctttgagaaaatacacaTCACAAAAGCCAGTTCCGCAACTTTACAAAgtaaaagatgacatattaaaggaaatattgcatcattatattactattatgggcctgcaagcaaagCGCAGCAGCCCATCTTACTGTTCCTCAGttatactttattattatatcttattctgCCGCAACAAATGACAGATAAACCATGCAAAGAACACCTGCATATGTTACATCATTGGAAAGTACATCATGAAAAGACATCATTTGTACAACCGTGGTTCTTGTTGCTAATATCTCATGGAAAGCTCCATAGACCGTCGAACAGAATGATGTCGCGACCGTTTCACCTGCAGTTTAGCTTTATTACACGTAACACGTGTGCACTAAGCACTTATAACACTGTTTAGTTATACCAACTGTTGAACCACGGGGTTTAAACGAGTAATATGTGGGATAATATGACGTGTTTGTAATGTTTAGATGCGCATTGGCTAGAGTTTCCTAGTTAGCACTGTTAATAACACACTTCATGCTAGGGGTTAGCATGTTCGTCACAACCTCAAAATTACCTTAGCATTTtatattaaattgtaaataaaacagTTTAGCAATTCTAagacaatacagtaataaattGCACAAAACAGTACATGTAATATGCTCAGCATGGACCTTGGCAATCACAGAAGTACAGTATTAATCAATGATACATCTTTCAATTGCACCCCATTTCTTTTCATATAAAACAAGCTAAATCATTTTAACAGGCTGGATCATTTTTATTCATCAATAAAGATCTTATTATATATTGACAATTAAATGGATTTAAATTGAGCTCAAAACCAATTTGTAgagtataagaacaaagtatctttttaatatttttattagacCTTACAGCGGCATTCGACACAATTGATCACCAAATCCTAATACGGAGATTAGAACATGCCCTTGGCATTAAAGAAACTGCATTCCAATGGTTTCAGTCCTGTTTGTCAGATCGCCTGCAGTTTGTATCCATTGGTAATAAAGAATCTAGACACGTGAAGGTCAGTCATGGCATCCCACAGGGTTCTGTGCTAGGACCTGTGTTGTTCagcctatatacagtatgtctccttTAGGCAATGTTACAAAACGCTCCATTGACTTCCACTGACGCACAACTGTACTTATCAATGAAACCTAACTCCAGGCGTGTCTTAACGACATAAAGAGCTGGATGACCTcaaactttttaccattaaacTCAGATAAGACTGAAATCATAGTCCTTGGTTCCCAGTACCTCAGAGACAAGATTGCAAATGATATTACTGCCCTAGATTGTCTAAAGCACTACACGGTCTGGCACCAGTATAGAGCTCCAAGAACCCTATCAACCCAGGAGAACACTGCGCACCGAGAATTTACAATTACTTGCCACTCCTAgaatttttagaagtagaatgggAGGCAGACCTTTTAGTTAACAGGCTCCGCTGTTGTGGAACCATCTCTCCAACTCAATCAGGGGGGCTGACACTCTCTCGctatttaaaagtcaactcaAATGGATGGATACCAGGGGTGAATCagtgaacgagttaacggaGTCGAGTACCAGTGAGTCCCGATTCAGTAAAAACCACTCGCGAGGTTGGAACGATTCGTTCATGACTTGACCATCTCGACTTCATTCTCATGTCCTGACTGAGCTGTAACTTATAGCTTCTCCGTCGCCGTTCATAGCTGTACTTCAAATACTTTAAGGATAATAAACAATGaatcagcaaataaataaaagacgAGCCACAGGGGCTGTTGGAAGAGGACTATTCAAAGAGCAACAAGCTAGCAGGTAATAGGCCTATTGTGCTCTCTGAAGATTTTGTAGCCGCTAACCAGTGTTAACCTAACGTCTTTTTTTCAGCACAGTTTAAAAGTGTGACACCTTTCCTAGCCAACTTGTATGGTCGTTGTTTGATTTACTATGAAAAAAATCGCTGAAGTGCttgtgtttgtagctttttgGCTAATGCTAGATAGCTTTGCTAGCATGATACGAGTTGTTGCAGAAACGACACCCCTTGATTAGCATCGTACATTGGTACTCCATGGCTGCTGTTGTGGCATTTGCTTGTTTTCTTTATTGCTATTTCTGTTGTCTTTTTTATTGACAGAGTACATTGCGACTTGAACGAAAGCAAGGTACACATTCCAGCTGCTGGGAGAAACGCAGAGTATACTAGTGCAGGTAGCGGTTTAAGTACACCTAGCAGACACACATGCATTCAAAAGGAATCCCGTCTTGACCCGTACTTTGTGTCAATCCACCACTAAACGTTGAGTGTTGCTTAAAATTGGCATAAAACGAGCAGGAATGTAACTTTCTTTTGATGACAGGATATTTTGTTTCCATGGGAATGAAATGTGCAAGAGAGGCCTCTAGCGGTGACATGGGATATGACAAGTATCTAAAAAGGAAATGGAATCAGTGTTCTAGTAATAAACCACATGGAGTCGCGCCAATCTATCACAAGACATCTTAACAAGCAAAGATCTACCTGACGGTGTAGTTTTATCAGATTGACGACAATCACAATCCCATGTGTACTTGTAGCCAAATCAATAACAtttaaacatgttattttatcatCACAAAATCCCTTCCTAAAATGGTTTGAAAATGCATagcatgaaaatgaatgaacactGAATTATGTCCTGTCAGTCAAGATAACGTGTTCTTTGTTCATTTACCTGTTAGCGCAAGCCTCTGCTGGTAAATGGAAGTCTTCATTCAAACCAGTCGACAAGCAAAATCCTGAAGATGATTCCCAGGAGCAAAGCAGTGTGCAAAGGTAAGTTGCAGGTTGGCATATAGGCACAGTTGGTTTTGCTTAAAGAAgcggcgtccaaagtgcggcccgcagcacagtctaaaaatgtaatttaataagaaaactaaaaaaaacaataccggcAGCAAAAATgcagaagtcaaaatatttatttaggagaagagttgtaatgtagcaaggaaaaaaagccataatttcacaagaataaagtaatagtatcagggaaaaatgtcattttagtagcatgaagttgaaatattaaagtattaaatcatattttttaagtaaaaaaaaaaaaaaagcaacagcagacattttaccatagtaaagtcaaaatattaagagaaaaatatctatttttgtaacaacaaaaaagatgcaattttatgagagtaaacttgtaaaataaggaaaaatatcatttttgtaaccatgttgaaataaagaaaaaatacattatttttaaaaagagatataaagttatcattatgagaagaaaattgacaagagggaagctgaaatgaaatagttgggacataaaaaacccccagcagaaatggataaaaaacagcttttattttacaggaataaagtcaaaatataaaaaaaagtcataatggaatgaagaacaaaagtcgcagttttataagaataaactcttattatggaaaaaacgtcattttcagtagcatttcacctatatgacaacgctgaaatgctgttttttttcttgggcTACAGACacagtagcttcttagcatatcgcaATGTGTTGGTTGGcgaaatatcaaagcggccattgcatcctttcatttttcagaatgtggccctcggtggaaaaagtttgggcacccctggcttAAAGCTAGTGTATGTTAGTGGCtcaaaattacataaaaaaaaaaaaaaaaaaaaatatatatatatatataagaccAACACCACCAGGTAGCATATAcaagtggtttaaaagaactgatttaaaaaaaatgccgattttttacaaattaatttaaaGTAAGACATACTAAACAATGctgttgtagaaataaaaaaatatatatatatataacattagtagctaaactttgccaaatcccTACCATTAGCTGCCATCAAACATAAGTCATTTTACCCACATTTGCAGTTTGTTACAGCCGAAGTGGAACCACCAATGACATCCAAGTTCTTATGtccttttaatgtttttatttctctcACAACCTCATTGAGAAAGATGTTGTAGAATGGCTAGTGTTGCAttgttgcatttattttaaCTTAAATGTTCTACTGATGTTTTCCCTGTGCTTTGCCTTAGATAtgaaaaatacaagaatgatGTTGTGACCTCTACACCGTCACACCACCAGCACTTAGCAAAGGCTGCTCACCCGCCCGTGTCCAATATTGTCTCAGGCACTGTGTCTCAAGGGTAAGAAAATGCTCTGAAGCCAGTTATGGCGTGTAGCTtctaattataactttttcctcaacctaattttacaaaaaatttcaactttactttattttgttctgttttttctcataatattccgacaaaaaaataacattttttctgtaatatttcaactctatgctactcaaatgttatttttcctcataatattacaacgttattctcataaaattatgactttttcttgctagattacaactttgtcaatattttgataatatttttgtaaaattactgcagatttttgctgtcttttagttttctttttatatttttagtgcagctggccaattaaaaaaacaaaacaaaacaaaaaacagccgaAGGCAGCAAAAGGCCCCCTgactgcactttggatacccctgagTTAATGTatccaattaacttaacatgcatgtttttggaatgtgggaggtagCCACAAAACCCACTCATCCACAGAGCGAACATacaaaatccacacagagatgcccaaatggagattcgaaccctggCTCTCCTGACTGACTTAtctaagataagataagataagatatgcctttattagtcccacaaggggaaattccagcATACTGTATTGtctaaaaagtgttttactgACTAGTTTAAGCACTCAGCGCCTCATTCATTCGTCGATGAACTCCGATGttatgacagaaaatgacgCACTAACAGTCATCCTCCCTCTGTTGCCACCAGGGCTGAACTTTATGACCCCTTTGATAACGACGCGGTTGACTCGGACTCGGCAAATGACAGCTTATGGCACACAAAGGACAACTTCCCACCTGAGCGGCAACGTTTGTCTCCAGGCAGGAGCAGTCATGTCATGGCCTCCTGGGAGTTAAGCCGACCCCTTGACTATAACACGGAAAACggacacagtgagagccatccaGGTCACACACTGCCTGAATGGCGGTCTTACAGCCCGGACATTAAATCACTGGAGCCACCAGGGTATGGATCCATGAGTACACCCTATGGAGGAGAGCGTCCCGATGGAGGGGAAAGGATGGTAAGGCCAGAGCACAGAAGCACGGTATAGTGTCAGTGTGATGTGATGTCTAGTTGTGTGTGCTTCCGGTCAGTGAGCATGGTAACACATGAACAACATTACAGATTTCATGTTTGGGATTATGGAGCAGAGCAAGACATTTATTTTTGGATCCAGCAAGCTTGTTGTATGTGGCAAATGGGTAGCCTTTTTTAATGCACATTACCGCTAACTACaagactggagtggaacaaTACATCTTGGTATTTCATGACTTTTCTCCATGATTATTCAGCCCTGGCCCTTTTAGGTATGTTTTTATGTTCAAGTACTGATAATACTATGATTCTCTGAACCAGTTACTACCCTTTCCCCTTCACAGATGGTCCCACGTGTTAGGTTGTCCTCACCCAAGTTGCTGCAGGACCATCAGATTGAGGTGGAGCCCGTAGAAGCAGGTAAAAAAGCACCACAGTTCAGAACAATTAGTTCCAGAAGGTGCGACTCTTAACTGAAACAGgcgctaactgaatcaatttttccctgaagaaatcatgtaaatccagttaattcgttccagaaaaCCCAaacttttttacaaatatagttttacatgcagtaaacaattccaagtacatataaatacaaatacagtacgtGATAGTCCAAAGTAGATGATAATTAACTACTTCCTGGGAATGCACtcttaagcatcatgggaactgtagttcttttactGTTAAACAAAGCTACTTTTCTGCCATGTGCAATCCGTTTTACTTGTGTCGTCACAAAACTACACATAAACATTAATGATTAGCAGTAGAGGCTACAACTGCCATCAGTGTTTTAACGTTGAtcatttttgggtttttttttccattgatggaaaaaagttcaacagttaaaagcatcacaaGCACACAAAGTTATACATTTCAcccatttcaaaatgtacctgcattgtttagtGACACAGTTAAAAGAAAATTTTGccattgtagttttttttaaaattttttaaagtaatgttaaaatatcgtcttgCGTTGTTCCCGTGAACCCAatattgtgtatcgtctcgtctcgtgagctgaggGTATCGTGACGCCCCTGGCATCAAGGCATTGGAATGAATAAACGGATCTTAAATTGTATTCCTTATGGtctttaaaagtcttaaatttgatGTGTATAAACTTGCAGAGACCCTGTTTTAATGccccattttttttgcttttaagcTAAATAAACaccctgttattattattcacgATAGTACAGTAATCCGTCATTTATTGTGGATAATCATTTCCAGGCCCAACCGtcacaagtgaatttccgcaaaataggattcaatactaataaacgtaatgttttcgtagttagagcgtagaaaacctgtctgaCTTTCGACATAAGatttttgccattattagagcactctagacatgaaataacacccctatagtcacctttacactcatattacccaatgtagtagacataatccaagaaaataagccattcaagacataaataagactcgtgctcgtgtgtgtttcaataaatgtccgGACGTGTGGGCAGGAAGTGACTTCGGCGACTCAGACTTGaattttagctggagtacggccacgACAGTAGcctggtagttattattttattatttttatgttattattgtgccttttgtgagatgtaattataaaataataaaagcctgtcgttggtgatcaagtctggtgcgtgtttgtagtgacatctagtggccactgtagactacagttcatcaacatcttgtactaccttaaactgtatttgtattttagtttgtttagaaCATTtctatgtttgaaaatgcttaatttaggccaagaatacgtaacttttgcttaaatatgcatttttttaaaactaataataggccatagtcaaccacgatcATTTATGAATGCATCTTTGAAAAatcacaatagagtgagggagcgatgtcgAACTGCGATGCAGCGACGGACAACTGTATTACTTAAATCTTTAATCTAAACTCATAAAACACCTACGGTAGATGTTGCGCTGACATGTTGAGGGGCTGTTTATAGTTGTCTAATGTATTTCAGAGGGTCTGCAGTTCTTGCCTCCACTACCTTAGGACACGGAATGTTATTTTATTGCCTCTATGTGTTTCCCATCATCGTTAGATTGGTAAACATCCAAtcacaaatgtttttgtgtacCGTTTTTATAGAAGAGGAACAGAGTGCGTCTTCAAGTAGGACAAAAAGTGAAAGGACCAGAGTTATACGAATGGATCAGTGAGTAGCACACATCTCCCCTGGCTTATTTAACTAGGATATTGACTGTGCAAATGAGAAGGATAAgcatgtaaaagtgtaaaaaggattTCCACCTAAAATGCACCACAGCACTATTAACAAATTCTATGCTATTCTGGTTTTGAAGGATAACCATCAACTGTGACCTGTGCGACATAGAAGTGAGCAATGGGAAGGAGCTGGAGGACCACTTGGACAGCAAAATTCACTGGGACATAATGGAGCACATCCAGCAGCAGAATAATTATGACGACATGACTATAGCCTTCCTGCAGGTAAAAGACTCACTTTAGAAGACCAAAGTCGGGTTTACTGACAGCAGGGTTTCCCAAACCTTTTTAGCTTCAGGCCCAAATTGGAAATGAATAGCATGTTAATCAAAACAGAGCATTATATTCTTTTGTAAAGGCGGTATTACTCATCCAGCTTTTGTATTGGACGATAGGTGAGTGGTATCAAGGCGATGTTTTGGTTTTTAGTACGTGGAAAAACATGAAAGAAATGCACATATTTTCACCCTGTGTTTTAATTTTGTAGGACGTCATGCTGTATAAGAGCATCAAGTGCAGCCGAGCCATAGATGACAGCTCTCTTCTCGGTAGTGAAGCCTTCAGGACAAAAACCTACCTACGCTACGCTCAGCCTAAAGAACAGTGTTTCTCTTTTCGGTCAGCTCTGCAGGAGAACGACCACATGACAAAGGTAGCATTGTTCCACTGCGCAGCGTGCCAAGTTCTCGTATCCACGGCAGCATCATCTGTGCAGAATCACATCACCTCGCCGGAACACCTCTCCAACACAAAGGTAACATCTGTGCTGTGCGCTAATTAGCTGTACTCTACTGTCATACATAGAATTCTCCCCTAACAATGGAATTTTGTTGAATTCTTGGAGGAATTTGGAGCACAGCGGAGACATGCTTCACTCGACAAAGCAGATACCATCATGAAAGAACTGCAGCCTCAGTTTGAAAATTTCCTCAAGGTATTTCTGACATACTAAATATTCATCAGGTGAAATACtactaaaaaaaacttttttcttaccAAACACTTTCTTTGTTAGACCAAGATTTTAATCCTAAATGCAACTCACTCCCTATTACATTATTtataaccaaaaaatataagatcaccaccaccagctagcatatgtcagcaatagtggtttaaaagaatgtagcttttacaaaaaaatgtcaatttttatttttatttttttacagttatgAGTTAGCAACCTAGTGAGTTAGtaacctagtggttagcatgttggccaacacagtaacagcctggagatcgggaagacctgggttcgattcgccctcatttctgtgtggagtttgcatgttctacccgcgcgtgcgcgggttttctccgggtactccggtttcctcccacatccaaaaacatgcatgctaagttaattgccgactctaaattgtccataggtatgaatctTTGTcgtttgttgtttgtctatatgtgccctgcgattggctggcgaccagtccaggctgtaccccagctgtcgcccaaagtcagctgggataggctccagcatgcccccgcgactctaaagaggagaagcagtatagaaaaatGGAGTTAAACTGCATCAAAATTGTCGTAAATTTTAGTTCGACGcgaataaaataatggctgtcactcacagcTGTGTGGTATTCATGTATACGTCCACAacacgtatacacacacacacacacacacacacacacaaaagcagtctcagtgATGCAATCAACcatttacattcatgttgttacgatatacagtcttccctcgcaaTGTCgtggttcgattatcactcccttgCCATATTGCGGTTTTCAGATGTGAATTAATAaacgatcactgttttgtggtggacaatggtctattattattcaaaacatattgaaatacaagtgatatgtagtattgcgGTCACTcagcggcagtaatgacacaaaacattgatgagacgttaccttacattacattaccttcacaccaTGAagttagccatggcatgtccgacataagagggaaaaaaagtcctcctcccatcccatgtggaagtggtgagGTGTTGggttcttaagtttagaagatgtgagttcgaggctaactggttagctcgc
This sequence is a window from Dunckerocampus dactyliophorus isolate RoL2022-P2 chromosome 2, RoL_Ddac_1.1, whole genome shotgun sequence. Protein-coding genes within it:
- the LOC129176588 gene encoding DBIRD complex subunit ZNF326-like; the encoded protein is MNQQINKRRATGAVGRGLFKEQQASRVHCDLNESKVHIPAAGRNAEYTSAAQASAGKWKSSFKPVDKQNPEDDSQEQSSVQRYEKYKNDVVTSTPSHHQHLAKAAHPPVSNIVSGTVSQGAELYDPFDNDAVDSDSANDSLWHTKDNFPPERQRLSPGRSSHVMASWELSRPLDYNTENGHSESHPGHTLPEWRSYSPDIKSLEPPGYGSMSTPYGGERPDGGERMMVPRVRLSSPKLLQDHQIEVEPVEAEEEQSASSSRTKSERTRVIRMDQITINCDLCDIEVSNGKELEDHLDSKIHWDIMEHIQQQNNYDDMTIAFLQDVMLYKSIKCSRAIDDSSLLALQENDHMTKVALFHCAACQVLVSTAASSVQNHITSPEHLSNTKEFGAQRRHASLDKADTIMKELQPQFENFLKGFSQFE